A genomic window from Streptomyces sp. WMMC940 includes:
- a CDS encoding CoA-acylating methylmalonate-semialdehyde dehydrogenase yields the protein MTKTVNHWIGGKTVEGASGTWGPVTDPATGAVTTRVALASVDEVDSAVASAKAAFETWGTSSLAQRTSILFRFRALLDANRDAIAELITAEHGKVHSDALGEVARGLEIVDLACGITTQLKGELSTQVSNRVDVAAIRQPVGVVVGITPFNFPAMVPMWMFPLAIACGNTFVLKPSEKDPSPALKIAELLAEAGLPDGVFNVVQGDKAAVDRLLEHPDVSAISFVGSTPIARHIHTTASANGKRVQALGGAKNHMLVLPDADLDAAADAAVSAAYGSAGERCMAISAVVAVGAVGDELVDKIRERAEKIKIGPGNDPTSEMGPLITKAHRDKVASYVHGAAGQGAEVVLDGTGHTVDGYEDGHWIGLSLLDKVSTDSDAYRDEIFGPVLCVLRADTYEEGLALINASPFGNGTAIFTRDGGAARRFQLEVQAGMVGVNVPIPVPVGYHSFGGWKDSLFGDLHVYGNDGVQFYTRGKVVTTRWPDPSEPHGGVDLGFPRNH from the coding sequence ATGACGAAGACCGTCAACCACTGGATCGGTGGCAAGACCGTCGAGGGCGCGTCCGGCACCTGGGGACCGGTCACCGACCCGGCGACCGGTGCCGTGACCACGCGGGTCGCGCTCGCGTCCGTCGACGAGGTCGACAGCGCCGTCGCCTCGGCCAAGGCCGCCTTCGAGACCTGGGGCACCTCCTCCCTGGCCCAGCGGACCTCGATCCTCTTCCGCTTCCGCGCGCTGCTCGACGCCAACCGCGACGCGATCGCCGAGCTGATCACCGCGGAGCACGGCAAGGTCCACTCGGACGCGCTCGGCGAGGTGGCCCGTGGTCTCGAGATCGTCGACCTGGCCTGCGGTATCACCACCCAGCTCAAGGGGGAGCTGTCGACCCAGGTCTCGAACCGGGTTGACGTGGCGGCGATCCGCCAGCCCGTGGGTGTCGTGGTCGGCATCACGCCCTTCAACTTCCCCGCGATGGTGCCGATGTGGATGTTCCCGCTCGCCATCGCCTGCGGCAACACCTTCGTCCTCAAGCCCAGTGAGAAGGACCCGTCCCCGGCGCTGAAGATCGCCGAGCTGCTTGCCGAGGCGGGTCTGCCGGACGGAGTCTTCAACGTCGTCCAGGGCGACAAGGCGGCCGTCGACCGGCTCCTGGAGCATCCGGACGTCTCGGCGATCTCCTTCGTCGGCTCCACACCGATCGCCCGTCACATCCACACCACCGCCTCGGCGAACGGCAAGCGCGTACAGGCGCTCGGCGGTGCCAAGAACCACATGCTCGTCCTGCCGGACGCCGACCTGGACGCGGCCGCCGACGCCGCCGTGTCGGCCGCCTACGGCTCCGCGGGCGAGCGCTGCATGGCGATCTCCGCGGTCGTGGCCGTCGGCGCGGTCGGCGACGAGCTCGTCGACAAGATCCGCGAGCGGGCCGAGAAGATCAAGATCGGCCCGGGCAACGACCCGACGTCGGAGATGGGTCCGCTGATCACCAAGGCGCACCGTGACAAGGTCGCCTCGTACGTCCACGGCGCCGCGGGTCAGGGTGCCGAGGTCGTCCTCGACGGCACGGGCCACACCGTCGACGGCTACGAGGACGGGCACTGGATCGGGCTGTCGCTCCTGGACAAGGTGTCCACCGACTCCGACGCGTACCGGGACGAGATCTTCGGCCCCGTCCTGTGCGTGCTGCGCGCCGACACCTACGAGGAGGGCCTCGCGCTCATCAACGCCTCGCCGTTCGGCAACGGCACGGCGATCTTCACCCGCGACGGCGGCGCCGCCCGGCGCTTCCAGTTGGAGGTGCAGGCGGGCATGGTCGGCGTGAACGTGCCGATCCCGGTCCCGGTGGGCTACCACTCGTTCGGCGGCTGGAAGGACTCGCTCTTCGGCGACCTGCACGTCTACGGCAACGACGGCGTGCAGTTCTACACCCGCGGCAAGGTCGTCACGACCCGCTGGCCGGACCCCTCCGAGCCCCACGGCGGCGTCGACCTCGGCTTCCCGCGCAACCACTGA
- a CDS encoding MFS transporter has translation MFTAARENAMDSGQPHGKRRTGKTAPHPHESGSRPSRPRLTLIASSLCIFVVQLDFLALNLALPQMASDLGTTTTDLQWVISGYMLALAAALIPGGRLGDIVGRRRMLIIGLVVFSLCSLGAGLASTPEAVIVMRIAQGTGAGVLFPLAIAVITDAYPPDRTMRAIGNAYGVGALALALGPVFGGGVTELLSWRVVLFVNVPVGAAAIAVVVAGVRESRDTTVPRSIDLPGLVMVTLGIALVTLTVDRLRAWPAGVTVGVAATGVLLLAGFVLRERVARWPLVALDLFRNKPFVVITLMATVANISFVLAMYGVTIYLQQAAGHTPLAAGMIFLAASVAAGVAAPLSGRLGERFDVPRTMGVMTLVGALGLFLVSLGGGFRSYVPGLALTGFGYGMGWTMGSSGTQAVVPSERAGQASGVELAIVIGVAGMCVAAGATLIEVRTSSVGLAEAIDGVLRWIAIGSAVAAAALGLVAARVTPSEHGRGPRV, from the coding sequence GTGTTCACAGCCGCACGGGAGAACGCCATGGACTCCGGTCAGCCGCACGGGAAGCGTCGTACCGGCAAGACCGCCCCGCACCCGCACGAATCCGGCTCCCGGCCATCGCGTCCCAGGCTGACGCTGATCGCCTCCTCGCTGTGCATCTTCGTCGTGCAGCTCGACTTCCTGGCGCTGAACCTGGCCCTGCCCCAGATGGCCTCGGACCTGGGCACGACCACCACGGACCTCCAATGGGTGATCAGCGGCTACATGCTGGCGCTGGCCGCCGCACTGATCCCGGGCGGCAGACTCGGGGACATCGTCGGCCGCAGGCGGATGCTGATCATCGGCCTCGTCGTCTTCTCCCTGTGCTCACTCGGTGCCGGTCTCGCCTCCACCCCCGAAGCCGTGATCGTGATGCGGATCGCCCAAGGCACCGGAGCGGGGGTGCTGTTCCCGCTCGCCATCGCCGTGATCACCGACGCCTATCCACCCGACCGGACGATGCGGGCCATCGGGAACGCCTACGGAGTGGGGGCCCTGGCCCTCGCCCTCGGTCCCGTGTTCGGCGGCGGGGTGACGGAGCTGCTGAGCTGGCGAGTGGTGCTCTTCGTCAACGTCCCCGTGGGTGCTGCGGCCATCGCGGTGGTCGTCGCCGGGGTACGCGAGTCGCGTGACACCACGGTGCCCCGCTCGATCGACCTGCCGGGCCTGGTCATGGTGACCCTGGGCATCGCTCTCGTGACGCTCACGGTGGACCGTCTGCGAGCCTGGCCCGCCGGAGTCACGGTGGGTGTCGCGGCGACCGGGGTGCTGCTCCTGGCCGGGTTCGTACTGCGGGAGCGGGTGGCGCGCTGGCCGCTGGTCGCGCTCGACCTCTTCCGCAACAAGCCCTTCGTGGTCATCACGCTGATGGCGACCGTCGCGAACATCTCCTTCGTCCTGGCCATGTACGGCGTCACGATCTATCTGCAGCAGGCCGCCGGGCACACGCCGCTCGCGGCCGGAATGATCTTCTTGGCCGCATCCGTCGCCGCGGGCGTGGCGGCGCCGCTCTCCGGGCGGCTCGGCGAGCGCTTCGACGTGCCGCGGACGATGGGCGTCATGACCCTGGTCGGGGCGCTCGGCCTCTTCCTCGTGTCGCTCGGCGGCGGCTTCCGGTCCTACGTTCCCGGTCTCGCGCTGACCGGATTCGGATACGGCATGGGGTGGACGATGGGAAGCAGCGGCACCCAGGCCGTCGTCCCCTCCGAACGGGCCGGTCAGGCCTCCGGCGTGGAACTCGCCATCGTCATCGGGGTCGCCGGCATGTGTGTGGCCGCCGGCGCGACCCTGATCGAAGTCCGCACCAGCAGTGTCGGTCTTGCCGAGGCGATCGACGGCGTACTCCGGTGGATCGCGATCGGCAGCGCCGTCGCCGCGGCCGCCCTGGGCCTCGTAGCCGCCCGCGTGACGCCGTCGGAGCACGGTCGCGGGCCCCGCGTGTGA
- a CDS encoding S8 family peptidase, protein MGALLSAAVVAAGLQFAVTPTAHSAPLGDLRLAPTATAVQNSWIVVLKDGSTRVSEFAADEDVTPKHVFRSALNGFSASMSKAEAERVAGDPRVAYVEQNSVIRLNETQPNATWGLDRVDQRGLPLSSTYTYNATAANVSAYIIDTGIRTSHGEFGGRASVGTDTVGDGRNGQDCQGHGTHVAGTVGGRTYGVAKGVSLIAVRVLGCDGSGTTAGVIAGVDWVTANASKPAVANMSLGGSASAALDNAVKRSIASGVSYSIAAGNGILIGIPVNACNYSPARVPEAITVGATDRTDRRASFSNYGSCLDLFAPGVDITSAWKDSDSATNTISGTSMATPHTAGVAALHLANNPTASPAQVRDALVNNATSGKVTDPRSGSPNKLLHSLF, encoded by the coding sequence ATGGGCGCGCTGCTCTCCGCAGCCGTCGTCGCGGCCGGTCTCCAGTTCGCCGTCACCCCCACAGCGCACAGTGCGCCGCTCGGCGATCTCCGTCTCGCCCCCACTGCAACCGCCGTACAGAACAGCTGGATCGTCGTCCTGAAGGACGGCAGCACACGCGTCTCCGAATTCGCCGCCGACGAGGATGTGACCCCCAAGCACGTCTTCCGGTCGGCGCTGAACGGCTTCTCCGCCTCCATGTCCAAGGCCGAGGCCGAAAGGGTCGCCGGCGACCCGCGGGTCGCGTACGTGGAGCAGAACAGCGTCATCCGCCTCAACGAGACCCAGCCGAACGCGACCTGGGGCCTGGACCGCGTGGACCAGCGCGGTCTGCCGCTGTCGTCGACGTACACGTACAACGCGACGGCGGCGAACGTGAGCGCGTACATCATCGACACCGGCATCCGCACCTCGCACGGCGAGTTCGGCGGCCGGGCGAGCGTCGGCACGGACACCGTCGGCGACGGCCGGAACGGCCAGGACTGCCAGGGCCACGGCACGCATGTCGCCGGCACCGTGGGCGGCAGGACGTACGGGGTCGCCAAGGGCGTCAGCCTGATCGCGGTGCGCGTCCTGGGCTGCGACGGCTCCGGTACGACCGCGGGCGTCATCGCGGGCGTCGACTGGGTGACGGCGAACGCGTCCAAGCCGGCCGTGGCCAACATGAGCCTCGGTGGCAGCGCCAGCGCCGCCCTGGACAACGCGGTGAAGCGGTCCATCGCCTCGGGTGTCAGCTACTCGATCGCGGCGGGCAACGGCATCCTCATCGGCATCCCCGTGAACGCGTGCAACTACTCGCCCGCCCGCGTCCCCGAGGCCATCACGGTCGGCGCGACGGACAGGACGGACCGGCGGGCTTCGTTCTCCAACTACGGGTCGTGCCTCGACCTGTTCGCCCCCGGCGTGGACATCACCTCCGCGTGGAAGGACAGCGACAGCGCGACGAACACCATCTCCGGTACGTCGATGGCCACCCCGCACACCGCGGGTGTCGCCGCGCTCCACTTGGCGAACAACCCCACGGCGTCCCCGGCACAGGTCCGCGACGCCCTCGTGAACAACGCGACCAGCGGCAAGGTCACGGATCCGCGCTCGGGGTCCCCGAACAAGCTGCTGCACTCGCTGTTCTGA
- a CDS encoding alpha/beta fold hydrolase — MRIRLPGRAVLTRRRGRWLAAVAAFAVLAGAGTWTAAASDDEPAVHREDRVLTVPGARIDTSYFTSGGGRRPAVLIGHGFGSSKDSVRQQAEALARDGYAVMTWSARGFGKSTGVIGLNDPEHEVKDVSRLIDWLAGRPEVELDAEGDPRVGVTGVSYGGAVALLAAGHDRRVDAIAPQITYWNLADALFPDGVFKKLWAGMFFTAGSAGGSGLVPDAGEQPADPAGAGAGNGRAQDGEAGTGAGTGAPTRPGATGRDDGRASAGRSAAACGRFAPALCAMYERVATSGRPDAEARTLLEARSPSAVADRIKVPALIVQGQSDSLFPLSHADAMAEAIAGNGAPVAVDWIAGGHDGGDLETARVHGRISAWFDRYLNGDKAVHTGPVFRVSRTGGVDSTDGRATLRGAAADAYPGLGAGRREFGLVGGTQTFRNPAGANPPGISTVPGLGGGLSRFSSLGVGLSLDFPGQHARFDSAPLDRRTRITGSPTVRVKVGSDSGEAVLFGKVYDVGPDGRQQVLPAQLVAPVRIEDAEAGRTVELTLPAVDHEVEAGHRLRLVLAATDLAHASPAAPAAYSVTPAGPLSVPTAPGVTTQAAGTPWWVWGLPAAGASIAAVLLLTAHRRTTAPAPDPGLADVPLQITALTKRYAGSSDRYAVRDLSFRVEKGQVLGLLGPNGAGKTTTLRMLMGLITPDDGEIRVFGHAVRPGAPVLSRVGAFVEGAGFLPHLSGRENLELYWRATGRPAEDSHVEEALEIAGLGDALARAVRTYSQGMRQRLAIAQAMLGLPDLLILDEPTNGLDPPQIREMRDVMIRYAAGGRTVIVSSHLLSEVEQSCTHLVVMDRGRLVQAGPVADITGAGDTLLVTTAEEPSAPLVEKIAALPGVGSAVRADGGGGVLVRLDGASAAALVAELVRLDVPVTGVGPHRRLEDAFLTLIGGASA, encoded by the coding sequence ATGAGGATCCGACTCCCCGGACGAGCCGTGCTGACCCGGCGCCGAGGCCGATGGCTCGCGGCCGTCGCCGCCTTCGCCGTGCTCGCGGGTGCGGGCACCTGGACAGCCGCGGCCTCGGACGACGAGCCCGCCGTGCACCGCGAGGACCGGGTGCTGACCGTGCCGGGCGCGAGGATCGACACCTCGTACTTCACCTCCGGGGGCGGCCGCAGGCCCGCGGTGCTGATCGGACACGGCTTCGGCAGCAGCAAGGACTCCGTACGGCAGCAGGCGGAGGCGCTGGCGAGGGACGGCTACGCCGTCATGACCTGGTCCGCGCGCGGCTTCGGCAAGTCCACCGGCGTTATCGGGCTCAACGACCCCGAGCACGAGGTCAAGGACGTCTCACGACTGATCGACTGGCTCGCCGGGCGACCGGAGGTGGAGCTGGACGCCGAGGGCGACCCCCGCGTCGGGGTCACCGGGGTGTCCTACGGAGGCGCCGTCGCCCTGCTCGCGGCGGGCCACGACCGCAGGGTCGACGCCATCGCTCCGCAGATCACGTACTGGAACCTCGCCGACGCGCTCTTTCCGGACGGCGTCTTCAAGAAGCTCTGGGCGGGCATGTTCTTCACGGCCGGTTCGGCCGGCGGGTCGGGGCTCGTTCCCGACGCCGGCGAACAGCCCGCGGATCCCGCCGGGGCCGGAGCGGGCAACGGCAGGGCCCAGGACGGCGAAGCCGGCACGGGTGCGGGCACCGGAGCGCCGACGCGGCCCGGCGCCACGGGCCGTGACGACGGCCGCGCCTCAGCCGGGCGGTCCGCCGCGGCCTGCGGACGTTTCGCGCCCGCCCTGTGCGCCATGTACGAGCGAGTCGCGACCAGCGGCAGGCCCGACGCCGAGGCCCGGACTCTGCTGGAGGCCCGCAGTCCGTCCGCGGTGGCCGACCGGATCAAGGTCCCCGCGCTCATCGTCCAGGGACAGTCCGACTCGCTCTTCCCGCTCTCCCACGCCGACGCCATGGCCGAGGCGATCGCCGGCAACGGCGCGCCCGTCGCCGTCGACTGGATCGCCGGCGGACACGACGGCGGCGACCTGGAGACGGCACGGGTCCACGGACGGATCTCCGCCTGGTTCGACCGCTACCTGAACGGCGACAAGGCCGTCCACACCGGCCCCGTGTTCCGCGTCAGCCGAACCGGCGGCGTCGACTCCACCGACGGACGGGCGACCCTGCGCGGAGCCGCGGCCGATGCGTACCCGGGCCTGGGAGCGGGACGCCGCGAGTTCGGACTGGTCGGCGGGACGCAGACCTTCCGGAACCCCGCGGGGGCCAACCCGCCGGGGATCTCCACGGTGCCCGGACTGGGCGGTGGGCTCTCGCGGTTCTCCTCGCTCGGCGTCGGCCTCTCGCTCGACTTCCCCGGACAGCACGCCCGCTTCGACTCGGCGCCGCTCGACCGCCGTACCCGGATCACCGGCTCGCCCACCGTCCGGGTGAAGGTCGGCTCGGACAGCGGGGAAGCGGTCCTCTTCGGCAAGGTCTACGACGTCGGCCCGGACGGCCGGCAGCAGGTGCTCCCCGCTCAGCTCGTCGCCCCGGTCCGGATCGAGGACGCCGAGGCCGGCCGGACCGTCGAACTGACGCTCCCCGCGGTGGACCACGAGGTCGAGGCCGGCCACCGCCTCCGGCTCGTGCTCGCGGCCACCGACCTCGCCCACGCCTCACCCGCCGCCCCGGCGGCGTACTCCGTCACCCCCGCCGGGCCCCTGAGCGTGCCCACCGCACCCGGAGTCACCACTCAGGCGGCCGGTACGCCCTGGTGGGTGTGGGGCCTCCCCGCGGCGGGCGCGTCGATCGCGGCGGTTCTGCTGCTCACCGCGCACCGCCGGACCACGGCGCCCGCCCCCGACCCCGGACTCGCCGACGTACCGCTGCAGATCACCGCACTCACCAAGCGGTACGCCGGGTCGTCCGACCGGTACGCGGTGCGGGACCTCTCCTTCCGCGTCGAGAAGGGCCAGGTGCTCGGGCTCCTCGGCCCGAACGGCGCCGGAAAGACCACCACGCTCCGCATGCTGATGGGACTCATCACCCCCGACGACGGCGAGATCAGGGTCTTCGGACACGCCGTCAGGCCCGGGGCTCCCGTCCTCTCCCGGGTCGGCGCCTTCGTCGAGGGCGCGGGCTTCCTGCCGCATCTGTCCGGCCGGGAGAACCTGGAGCTGTACTGGCGGGCCACCGGCCGCCCCGCCGAGGACTCCCACGTGGAGGAGGCCCTGGAGATCGCGGGCCTCGGCGACGCCCTCGCCCGCGCGGTCCGCACCTACTCGCAGGGCATGCGGCAGCGCCTCGCCATCGCGCAGGCCATGCTCGGACTGCCGGATCTGCTCATCCTGGACGAACCCACCAACGGACTGGACCCGCCGCAGATCCGCGAGATGCGGGACGTGATGATCCGGTACGCGGCCGGAGGCCGGACCGTCATCGTCTCCAGCCACCTCCTCTCGGAGGTCGAGCAGTCCTGCACGCATCTCGTCGTCATGGACCGCGGCCGCCTGGTGCAGGCGGGCCCCGTCGCCGACATCACCGGCGCCGGCGACACCCTGCTGGTGACGACGGCCGAGGAACCGTCGGCACCGCTCGTGGAGAAGATCGCCGCACTGCCGGGGGTCGGATCCGCCGTCCGCGCCGACGGAGGCGGCGGCGTGCTGGTCCGCCTCGACGGTGCGAGCGCCGCAGCCCTGGTCGCCGAACTCGTCCGGCTGGACGTGCCGGTGACCGGAGTCGGGCCGCACCGTCGACTGGAGGACGCGTTCCTCACCCTGATCGGAGGAGCATCCGCATGA
- a CDS encoding ABC transporter permease gives MSTTPVRPGTRAASVPTAPGYRARRTLPLRVEAVRQLKRRRTLVMGAILAALPFVLIVAFAIGGSPDERGDGGGRINLMDTATASGANFAATCLFVSAGFLLVVPVALFCGDTVASEASWSSLRYLLAAPVPRSRLLWSKLAVALGFSAAAMLLLPLVGLAVGTVAYGWGPLRLPTGGSLATADTLPRLALVVAYIFVSQLVTAGLAFWLSTKTDAPLGAVGGAVGLTIIGNVLDAVTALGSWRDFLPAHWQFAWADALQPQLEWGGMLKGTAVSVTFAVVLIALAFRGFARKDIVS, from the coding sequence ATGAGCACCACCCCCGTGCGGCCCGGCACCCGCGCGGCGAGCGTGCCGACCGCGCCCGGCTACCGGGCACGGCGCACCCTGCCGCTGCGCGTCGAAGCGGTGCGTCAGCTGAAGCGGCGGCGGACGCTCGTGATGGGCGCGATCCTGGCGGCGCTGCCGTTCGTGCTGATCGTGGCCTTCGCGATCGGCGGCTCACCCGACGAGCGCGGCGACGGCGGCGGCCGGATCAACCTGATGGACACGGCGACCGCTTCGGGCGCCAACTTCGCGGCCACCTGCCTGTTCGTGTCGGCAGGGTTCCTGCTGGTGGTGCCGGTCGCGCTGTTCTGCGGCGACACCGTGGCGTCCGAGGCGAGCTGGTCGTCCCTGCGGTATCTGCTGGCGGCTCCCGTCCCCCGGTCCCGGCTGCTGTGGTCGAAACTGGCGGTCGCGCTGGGGTTCAGTGCGGCGGCCATGCTTCTGCTGCCGTTGGTCGGTCTGGCGGTGGGGACCGTGGCGTACGGCTGGGGGCCCCTGCGGCTGCCGACCGGCGGATCGCTGGCGACGGCCGACACGCTGCCCAGGCTCGCGCTGGTCGTCGCGTACATCTTCGTCTCCCAACTGGTCACCGCCGGACTCGCGTTCTGGCTGTCCACCAAGACCGACGCACCGCTGGGAGCGGTCGGTGGCGCGGTCGGGCTGACGATCATCGGGAACGTCCTGGACGCCGTGACGGCGCTCGGTTCGTGGCGCGACTTCCTGCCGGCGCACTGGCAGTTCGCCTGGGCGGACGCCCTCCAGCCCCAGCTCGAATGGGGCGGGATGCTGAAGGGCACGGCGGTCTCCGTGACCTTCGCCGTGGTGCTGATCGCCCTCGCCTTCCGCGGGTTCGCCCGCAAGGACATCGTGTCCTGA
- a CDS encoding vWA domain-containing protein, translating into MTAWTRTRPTESSTESGAPARTTRAALAALLAGAVLLTGCGAGAQADRSSADGGRYGADGVPAPMAPDGGGRAAEGDRDAGADGTQGGEKRDAVPAPDLVSTFALDVDTASYGYARRALAGGRLPEPGSVRPEEFVNSFRQDYPRPEGDGFSVTVDGARVESGEGGDWSLMRVGLATRPSSRTAERPPAALTFVVDISGSMAEPGRLDLVKESLGILTDQLRDDDSIALVTFSDEAETRLPMTRLDGNRDRVHEVVATLEPTDSTNVEAGVSTGYDVAVEGRRRGANNRVVLLSDALANTGETEADAILERIARARKEFGITLFGVGVGSEYGDQLMERLTNRGDGHTTYVSTPAQARKVFVDQLPAHLELRARDAKAQVAFDPGAVREFRLVGYENRHVENEDFRDDRVDGGEVGPGHAVTALYAVRLKEGASGRVATATVRWLDPRTRAPHEATGTVEAAGLTGDLWSRGTPPRLQVSAAAAYFAQRLRGAETPGAPRLGVLAERVAGLASRTEDASVRRLAESIRSADELLG; encoded by the coding sequence ATGACGGCCTGGACGAGGACGCGACCGACGGAATCTTCGACGGAGTCAGGGGCACCTGCCCGTACCACGAGGGCGGCACTGGCGGCGCTTCTCGCCGGGGCCGTGCTGCTGACCGGGTGCGGCGCGGGGGCGCAGGCCGACCGCTCCTCGGCGGACGGCGGCCGGTACGGCGCGGACGGCGTTCCGGCGCCGATGGCACCCGACGGCGGCGGTCGTGCCGCCGAGGGCGACCGGGACGCCGGGGCGGACGGAACGCAGGGCGGGGAGAAGCGCGACGCGGTCCCCGCGCCGGACCTCGTGTCCACCTTCGCCCTGGACGTGGACACGGCCTCCTACGGCTACGCCCGCCGGGCCCTCGCCGGCGGCCGGCTGCCGGAACCCGGCTCGGTGCGGCCCGAGGAGTTCGTCAACAGCTTCCGCCAGGACTATCCGCGGCCCGAAGGCGACGGTTTCTCGGTGACCGTGGACGGTGCGCGGGTGGAGAGCGGGGAGGGCGGGGACTGGTCGCTGATGCGGGTCGGACTGGCCACGCGCCCGTCGAGCAGGACCGCCGAGCGGCCCCCGGCCGCGCTGACGTTCGTCGTCGACATCTCCGGGTCGATGGCCGAGCCGGGCCGGCTCGACCTGGTCAAGGAATCCCTGGGCATCCTCACCGACCAGCTCCGCGACGACGACTCCATCGCCCTGGTGACCTTCAGCGACGAGGCGGAGACCCGGCTTCCGATGACCCGCCTCGACGGCAACCGCGACCGGGTCCACGAGGTCGTCGCCACCCTGGAGCCGACCGACTCCACCAATGTGGAAGCGGGCGTCAGCACCGGTTACGACGTCGCCGTCGAGGGCCGCAGGCGCGGCGCCAACAACCGCGTCGTGCTCCTCTCCGACGCGCTCGCCAACACCGGCGAGACCGAGGCGGACGCCATCCTGGAGCGGATCGCGAGGGCCCGGAAGGAGTTCGGCATCACGCTCTTCGGCGTCGGGGTCGGCAGCGAGTACGGCGACCAGCTCATGGAGCGCCTCACCAACCGCGGTGACGGACACACGACGTACGTCTCCACCCCCGCCCAGGCCCGGAAGGTCTTCGTCGACCAGCTCCCCGCCCACCTGGAACTGCGCGCCCGTGACGCCAAGGCACAGGTCGCCTTCGACCCCGGGGCGGTCCGGGAGTTCCGCCTCGTCGGATACGAGAACCGGCACGTCGAGAACGAGGACTTCCGCGACGACCGGGTGGACGGTGGCGAGGTCGGCCCCGGCCACGCGGTCACGGCGCTGTACGCGGTGCGGCTGAAGGAAGGCGCCTCCGGTCGCGTCGCCACGGCGACCGTACGCTGGCTCGACCCGCGCACCCGGGCGCCGCACGAGGCGACAGGCACCGTCGAGGCGGCCGGACTCACCGGCGATCTGTGGTCGCGCGGCACCCCGCCACGCCTCCAGGTCAGCGCCGCGGCCGCGTACTTCGCCCAGCGGCTGCGGGGTGCGGAGACCCCCGGCGCGCCCCGGCTGGGTGTCCTTGCGGAACGCGTGGCAGGACTGGCGAGCCGCACGGAGGACGCCTCCGTGCGCCGGCTCGCCGAGTCGATCCGCAGCGCGGACGAGTTGCTGGGCTGA
- a CDS encoding anthrone oxygenase family protein, with the protein MADLLLALAVIATGLYAGFMLIFQTGVMPALARLPDDRFVPAMRRINEEVPRPVFLVVFLAVVVFPAAALAVPGEDGSATRMWLVLTALVCAALNHLVTIAGNIPLNNALASSGSSPDSEVRAAFESRWNRHHRIRTALILGAFVLLVGATLV; encoded by the coding sequence ATGGCCGACCTGCTGCTCGCCCTAGCCGTCATCGCGACCGGTCTGTACGCGGGCTTCATGCTGATCTTCCAGACGGGTGTCATGCCCGCCCTCGCCAGGCTCCCCGACGACCGCTTCGTGCCCGCGATGCGGCGCATCAACGAGGAGGTGCCGCGGCCGGTGTTCCTGGTGGTGTTCCTGGCCGTCGTCGTGTTCCCGGCCGCCGCCCTCGCCGTGCCGGGCGAGGACGGCTCGGCCACCCGGATGTGGCTGGTGCTGACGGCGCTCGTGTGCGCCGCGCTGAACCACCTGGTGACCATCGCCGGGAACATCCCGCTGAACAACGCGCTGGCCTCCTCGGGATCGTCGCCGGACTCCGAGGTCCGCGCCGCCTTCGAGAGCAGGTGGAACCGCCACCACCGGATCCGTACCGCCCTGATCCTCGGCGCGTTCGTCCTCCTCGTCGGCGCGACGCTGGTCTGA
- a CDS encoding alpha/beta hydrolase has protein sequence MSRPLHSRGVRRITLDADGLPLSALLAVPAGTPRATVVALHGGGMNAGYFDGQADPDLSLLTLGARLGYTVLALDRPGYGASAERLPEGQTLAEQAATLSAALHGFTSVHPHGAGLFLLAHSYGGKLALTAAARAVHDRLLGLDVSGCGHRYDVAPEELPDEGAHGSRRLNWGPLSLYPPETFTTAASVVAGMPVRERTEAARWPEEFPAVAADVRVPVRLTFAEFEAWWRHDDEAVSELTAQLAAPRIVVDRLPGAGHNISLGWAARAYHLRALGFLEECLQSAGGGRDASGRPPEPHAAAV, from the coding sequence ATGTCCCGTCCCCTCCACTCCCGAGGAGTGCGGCGCATCACCCTGGACGCCGACGGCCTGCCGCTCTCCGCCCTGCTGGCCGTCCCCGCGGGCACACCGCGCGCCACCGTCGTCGCCCTGCACGGCGGGGGCATGAACGCCGGCTACTTCGACGGCCAGGCGGACCCGGACCTGTCCCTGCTCACCCTCGGCGCCCGCCTCGGCTACACCGTCCTCGCGCTGGACCGCCCCGGCTACGGAGCCTCCGCCGAACGGCTGCCCGAGGGCCAGACCCTCGCCGAGCAGGCCGCGACGCTGAGCGCCGCCCTGCACGGCTTCACCTCCGTCCACCCGCACGGCGCGGGCCTGTTCCTGCTCGCGCACTCCTACGGCGGCAAGCTCGCGCTGACGGCGGCCGCGCGGGCCGTCCACGACCGGCTGCTCGGCCTGGACGTCTCCGGCTGCGGCCACCGCTACGACGTCGCCCCGGAGGAACTGCCCGACGAGGGGGCCCACGGAAGCCGCAGGCTGAACTGGGGACCGCTCAGCCTGTACCCGCCGGAGACCTTCACCACCGCGGCCTCGGTCGTGGCCGGGATGCCGGTCCGGGAGCGCACGGAAGCGGCGCGCTGGCCCGAGGAGTTCCCCGCCGTCGCCGCCGACGTACGCGTACCCGTCCGGTTGACGTTCGCCGAGTTCGAGGCCTGGTGGCGCCATGACGACGAGGCGGTGTCCGAGCTGACCGCACAGCTCGCCGCGCCGCGGATCGTGGTGGACCGGCTGCCGGGCGCGGGGCACAACATCAGCCTCGGGTGGGCGGCGCGCGCCTACCATCTGCGGGCGCTGGGCTTCCTGGAGGAGTGCCTGCAGTCCGCAGGCGGCGGCCGGGACGCGTCCGGCAGGCCGCCCGAGCCGCACGCGGCGGCGGTCTGA